The Pseudoalteromonas translucida KMM 520 genome has a window encoding:
- the fadB gene encoding fatty acid oxidation complex subunit alpha FadB — protein MLYKSDSFEVSFIKENIAEFKFCATASVNTLSQQTLSDCATALKQLAANTDIKGMIFTSDKEHFIIGADVFEFLPIFTRSEAELVTWIKEATDVFDAIEDLPFPTLSAVNGLALGGGCEWVLATDYRVASETAQMGLPEVTLGIMPGFGGTVRLPRIIGADNAMMWITSGSTNRAADALKVGAFDAVVSADKLIESSVSTLELAIAGKLDWQAKRNVKLQPLKLNRVEQGMSFAMAEGMVMAKTKGHYPAPVMAVKTIKAAANCTRDEAMAIENANFAKLAGTPEVAAQIGIFLADQYIKGKSRKLAKQSDVEIKQAAVLGAGIMGGGIAYQSAYKGTPIIMKDIQQDALDLGMGEASKLLGQKVKRGHMSMEKMLGTLSKIKPTLNDSDLQSADIIVEAVVENPKVKQAVLAELEKTMPEGTVLTSNTSTICIDLLAEALDKPENFCGMHFFNPVPKMPLVEIIRGAKTSDKTINAVVDYALKLGKSPIVVNDCPGFFVNRVLFPYFAGFSKLVVEGANFAKVDKVMENVFGWPMGPAYLLDVVGIDTAFHCTGVMADGFPERMARADKDPVTIFANEKRFGQKNKAGFYKYETDRRGRLKKSHDETAIELLKPITEAEKAFDKQEIIDRCMIPMLNEVLLCLQEGIVASPQEADMALVYGVGFPPFRGGAFRYLDQTGLANFVATADKYAHLGAIYQVSEQTRQWAEEGRVFYKVEG, from the coding sequence ATGTTATATAAAAGCGATTCCTTTGAAGTTAGCTTCATAAAGGAAAACATCGCCGAGTTTAAGTTTTGTGCTACAGCTTCTGTAAACACACTATCTCAGCAAACCCTTTCAGATTGCGCAACAGCATTAAAACAATTAGCTGCAAATACTGATATAAAAGGCATGATTTTTACCAGTGATAAAGAACACTTTATTATTGGTGCCGACGTATTCGAATTTTTACCTATATTTACTAGATCTGAAGCAGAACTAGTAACCTGGATAAAAGAAGCCACTGACGTTTTTGACGCTATCGAAGACTTACCATTCCCAACTCTAAGCGCTGTAAACGGCTTAGCACTTGGCGGTGGCTGTGAGTGGGTACTTGCTACCGATTATCGTGTAGCAAGCGAAACTGCACAAATGGGTCTTCCAGAAGTAACCCTTGGCATAATGCCTGGTTTTGGTGGCACAGTACGCTTACCGCGCATTATTGGTGCCGATAACGCCATGATGTGGATTACCTCAGGTTCTACTAACCGCGCAGCAGATGCCCTTAAAGTAGGTGCATTTGACGCAGTAGTTAGTGCTGACAAACTTATAGAGTCAAGTGTATCAACACTTGAACTAGCAATTGCTGGCAAGCTCGATTGGCAAGCAAAACGCAATGTAAAGCTACAACCACTTAAATTAAACCGTGTTGAGCAAGGCATGAGCTTTGCAATGGCTGAAGGCATGGTAATGGCTAAAACTAAAGGCCACTATCCTGCACCTGTAATGGCTGTAAAAACCATTAAAGCAGCTGCTAACTGTACTCGTGATGAAGCAATGGCAATCGAAAATGCCAACTTTGCTAAATTAGCAGGCACGCCAGAAGTTGCCGCGCAAATCGGTATATTTTTAGCCGACCAGTACATTAAAGGTAAATCACGTAAACTTGCTAAACAAAGCGATGTAGAAATTAAACAAGCTGCAGTGTTAGGTGCTGGCATTATGGGCGGCGGTATTGCATACCAGTCTGCTTATAAAGGTACACCAATTATAATGAAAGACATCCAACAGGATGCACTTGACTTAGGTATGGGCGAAGCCTCTAAGTTACTTGGCCAAAAAGTTAAACGTGGCCATATGTCGATGGAAAAAATGCTTGGTACGCTAAGCAAAATTAAACCGACCCTTAACGATTCTGATCTACAAAGTGCCGATATTATTGTTGAAGCCGTAGTAGAGAACCCTAAAGTTAAGCAAGCAGTACTTGCAGAGCTTGAGAAGACCATGCCAGAGGGCACGGTACTTACCTCAAACACTTCGACTATTTGTATTGATTTGCTAGCAGAAGCGTTAGATAAACCAGAAAACTTCTGTGGTATGCATTTTTTTAACCCAGTACCAAAAATGCCGTTAGTAGAAATTATCCGTGGTGCAAAAACCTCTGATAAAACCATTAACGCAGTAGTTGATTACGCGCTTAAATTAGGCAAGTCTCCTATTGTTGTTAACGATTGCCCTGGCTTTTTTGTAAACCGTGTTTTATTCCCTTACTTTGCAGGTTTTAGTAAATTAGTAGTTGAAGGTGCTAACTTTGCAAAAGTAGATAAAGTAATGGAAAACGTATTTGGCTGGCCTATGGGTCCGGCTTACCTACTTGATGTTGTAGGTATTGATACTGCTTTTCATTGTACTGGCGTAATGGCCGATGGCTTCCCTGAGCGCATGGCGCGTGCAGATAAAGACCCAGTGACTATTTTTGCTAACGAAAAACGTTTTGGCCAAAAGAACAAAGCTGGTTTTTATAAGTACGAAACAGATCGTCGCGGTCGTCTTAAAAAATCGCATGACGAAACTGCAATTGAGCTACTTAAGCCAATTACTGAAGCTGAAAAAGCATTCGATAAACAAGAAATCATTGACCGTTGTATGATCCCAATGCTTAACGAAGTACTACTTTGTTTACAAGAAGGCATTGTTGCATCACCACAAGAAGCTGATATGGCACTTGTTTACGGTGTTGGTTTCCCTCCATTTAGAGGCGGCGCGTTCCGTTACTTAGATCAAACAGGTTTAGCTAACTTTGTGGCAACTGCCGACAAATATGCTCACTTAGGTGCGATTTATCAAGTATCAGAGCAAACTCGTCAATGGGCCGAAGAAGGTCGTGTTTTCTATAAGGTGGAAGGTTAA
- a CDS encoding transglycosylase SLT domain-containing protein, whose product MKKYLLNAMAAVFIFPLHCVEANIDNDAFLDAEKKVRYGDYQDFKMAISNLDHPLKPYVEKVYWQRHPDIKHQAEIEDYLTIYQHTPLEWPVRKAWLSYLEKHNKKAAYIRNYRETSDTELTCTYLDYQLDLGAPEKAILNQVTDLWTVGKSQPKACDGLFSLWRKKGYMSKEAVWQRVTMAAEGGTQSLLPYLKTLLPSNEGYLADLYLKVRRDPSAAAGLYRYKNKSVKEGQIALYGVKRLIWRDKELALKAWEKLDQMFTYSDAAKADVYYTFALSLASSGHKQASFWLNKVPKDRQDSKLIQWQLGNMLKTQDWEGIAAFFTGKDNLSLGQQYWLAYSYAKRGEQQKADAIWKTVAANRDYYGFLAAARLGLPVDLNNQPLAVDQALVDKVKNAPGYKRAKAFYELERFTSARREWNYLTNTSSDEEKLAASILSTELGWHDSTIFTLAKIKAWDNVEQRFPFAFQDVFERYSKRSKIDMAWSIAIARRESSFAPDARSSANARGLMQLLPSTADYVNKGSVSSRRLYQPQTNIRLGTRYLQYLKKKNHGNEILATASYNAGYHRIKRWLPDEAIPAELWIELIPYRETRDYVKNVFAYRQVYHTRLHREGNILAPLLEMKMGG is encoded by the coding sequence ATGAAAAAATATTTATTAAATGCTATGGCAGCGGTTTTTATTTTCCCTCTTCACTGCGTTGAGGCAAACATCGATAACGATGCATTTTTAGACGCTGAAAAAAAAGTTCGCTATGGTGATTACCAAGATTTTAAAATGGCTATAAGTAATCTTGATCATCCATTAAAGCCTTATGTTGAAAAAGTATATTGGCAACGACATCCTGATATAAAACACCAAGCAGAAATAGAAGATTACCTCACTATTTATCAGCATACGCCGCTAGAGTGGCCAGTGCGTAAAGCATGGTTAAGTTATTTAGAAAAACACAATAAAAAAGCAGCGTATATTCGCAATTACCGCGAAACCTCTGATACTGAACTGACTTGTACATATTTAGATTATCAACTTGATTTAGGTGCGCCAGAAAAAGCAATATTAAACCAAGTAACTGATTTATGGACGGTAGGCAAGTCGCAACCTAAAGCGTGCGATGGGCTTTTTTCGTTATGGCGTAAAAAAGGCTATATGAGTAAAGAGGCTGTTTGGCAGCGGGTGACTATGGCGGCAGAAGGCGGTACACAAAGCCTATTACCTTATTTAAAAACATTACTACCCAGTAATGAAGGTTACTTAGCTGATTTATACTTAAAAGTACGCCGCGATCCAAGTGCTGCAGCCGGATTATATAGATACAAAAATAAGTCGGTTAAAGAAGGGCAAATTGCTCTTTATGGTGTAAAGCGTTTAATTTGGCGTGATAAAGAGCTTGCTTTAAAAGCATGGGAAAAGCTAGATCAAATGTTTACTTACAGCGATGCAGCTAAAGCTGATGTGTATTATACCTTTGCGCTGTCGCTTGCTTCTAGCGGACACAAACAAGCAAGCTTTTGGTTAAACAAAGTGCCAAAAGATCGCCAAGACAGCAAATTAATTCAGTGGCAACTCGGTAACATGCTTAAAACCCAAGACTGGGAGGGTATTGCAGCCTTTTTTACTGGTAAAGATAACTTAAGTCTTGGCCAGCAATACTGGTTAGCGTACAGCTACGCAAAACGTGGTGAGCAACAAAAAGCAGACGCTATTTGGAAAACAGTAGCAGCTAATCGCGATTACTATGGTTTTTTAGCCGCGGCGCGATTAGGGTTACCGGTTGATTTAAATAACCAGCCTTTAGCTGTCGATCAGGCGCTTGTTGATAAAGTAAAAAATGCCCCAGGCTATAAGCGTGCGAAAGCATTTTATGAACTTGAGCGCTTTACCTCGGCACGTCGCGAATGGAATTACCTAACAAATACCTCTAGTGACGAAGAAAAGTTAGCTGCTTCAATACTCTCCACAGAGCTGGGTTGGCATGACAGCACTATTTTTACACTAGCAAAAATAAAAGCGTGGGATAACGTAGAACAGCGTTTTCCGTTTGCATTTCAAGATGTTTTTGAGCGCTACAGTAAGCGCAGTAAAATAGATATGGCATGGAGTATTGCTATTGCGCGCCGTGAAAGCTCATTTGCCCCCGATGCACGTTCATCAGCAAATGCGCGAGGATTAATGCAATTGTTGCCCAGTACTGCCGATTACGTAAATAAAGGCAGTGTGTCGAGCCGCCGCTTATATCAACCACAAACAAATATAAGGTTGGGTACGCGCTATTTGCAGTATTTAAAAAAGAAAAACCACGGCAATGAAATACTGGCAACGGCTTCATATAACGCAGGGTATCATCGTATTAAACGCTGGTTACCAGATGAAGCTATTCCTGCAGAGCTATGGATTGAATTGATCCCGTATAGAGAAACCCGCGATTACGTTAAAAACGTATTTGCCTACAGGCAGGTTTATCATACGCGTTTACACCGCGAGGGAAATATACTGGCGCCGCTACTCGAAATGAAAATGGGCGGATAA
- a CDS encoding YigZ family protein, with protein MSEYKYPAADVFHQEEIKKSTFIVHIAHTPDLSSAKAFIKSIETKYADARHNCWAHVAGKPGGSHVYGFSDDGEPNGTAGKPMLNVLMGSGLGEVTAVVTRYFGGIKLGTGGLVRAYGGTLNNALANLSTINKVPSIELIGSSEYSMQGAIEQLLKTKYQVLNIDKQFTANIEWVITIDSRQATQAIKDIFDLSHGAVELTIKE; from the coding sequence ATGTCAGAATATAAATACCCAGCAGCAGATGTTTTTCATCAAGAAGAAATTAAAAAAAGCACCTTTATTGTGCATATTGCACATACCCCAGATTTAAGTTCAGCTAAAGCGTTTATAAAAAGTATTGAAACTAAGTATGCCGATGCACGGCATAATTGTTGGGCTCACGTAGCGGGTAAACCAGGAGGAAGCCATGTGTATGGGTTTTCGGATGATGGTGAGCCAAATGGCACCGCCGGTAAACCTATGTTAAATGTGCTTATGGGTTCAGGGCTTGGTGAAGTTACTGCTGTGGTTACGCGTTATTTTGGTGGTATAAAGCTAGGTACAGGCGGTTTAGTGCGTGCTTATGGAGGCACATTAAATAATGCATTAGCTAACTTATCAACGATTAATAAAGTGCCAAGCATTGAGCTAATTGGTAGTAGTGAATACAGTATGCAAGGCGCTATTGAGCAACTATTAAAAACGAAGTATCAAGTGCTTAACATCGATAAGCAATTTACTGCTAATATTGAATGGGTTATTACTATTGATAGCCGCCAAGCGACGCAAGCAATTAAAGATATTTTTGATTTAAGCCACGGCGCGGTTGAGTTAACCATTAAAGAGTAA
- a CDS encoding EF-hand domain-containing protein has translation MKTLNKTLALIALASSSAAFAASDFDTLDVDGNGAISQSEAAVDAELMSIFSELDTDQNGELSKEEFSKA, from the coding sequence ATGAAAACATTAAATAAAACGTTAGCACTTATCGCTCTAGCATCGTCATCAGCCGCTTTTGCAGCAAGTGATTTTGATACCCTTGATGTAGATGGTAATGGCGCAATTAGTCAAAGCGAAGCCGCTGTAGATGCAGAGTTAATGAGTATTTTCTCAGAGCTTGATACTGACCAAAACGGTGAGTTATCAAAAGAAGAATTTTCTAAAGCATAA
- a CDS encoding TrkH family potassium uptake protein, whose product MQFRTIIKILGQLVALFSITMMPPAIVSLIYKDGGGVPFVLAFIFSVTIGLMAYYPNRHEDGDLKAREGFLIVVLFWLVLGAFASLPLIFLQEPNLSLADAVFEAFSGLTTTGATVLTGIEYLPKSVLFYRQQLQWFGGMGIIVLAVAILPMLGVGGMQLYRAEIPGPVKDSKMTPRIADTAKHLWYIYVSITLACTLAYWIAGMDWFDAISHAFSTVAIGGFSTYDASMGHFDSPVINFICVFFLIIAAINFSLHYAAVASRNISVYIRDPEFKVFLCIQLALVVICFTVLSSHEVYANGDETLDQALFHAVSISSTAGFATDNFSAWPLFLPILLIFSSFIGGCAGSTGGGMKVVRVFLLYLQGVRELNRLVHPRAIYSIKLGSKALPDKVVEAVWGFFSAYALVFIIIMLALMGTGMDNITAFSATAACLNNLGPGLGDVASHYGSISDGAKWLLTIAMVFGRLEIFTLLVLFTPTFWRG is encoded by the coding sequence ATGCAATTTCGTACCATTATAAAAATCCTTGGGCAACTTGTTGCACTATTTAGTATTACCATGATGCCTCCGGCAATTGTGTCTTTAATTTATAAAGACGGTGGTGGTGTTCCTTTTGTTTTGGCTTTTATTTTTAGTGTCACTATTGGCTTAATGGCTTATTACCCTAACCGCCACGAAGATGGCGATTTAAAAGCGCGGGAAGGGTTTTTAATTGTTGTGTTGTTTTGGTTGGTACTTGGCGCGTTTGCATCCTTACCGCTGATATTTTTACAAGAGCCAAACCTATCACTGGCTGATGCCGTATTTGAAGCGTTTTCGGGGTTAACCACCACCGGAGCAACGGTGCTAACCGGTATAGAGTACCTGCCTAAATCGGTGTTATTTTATCGCCAACAATTACAGTGGTTTGGCGGTATGGGGATCATTGTATTGGCGGTTGCTATTTTACCTATGCTAGGGGTCGGTGGTATGCAGCTATATCGCGCCGAAATACCAGGGCCGGTAAAAGATTCTAAAATGACCCCGCGAATTGCCGACACCGCAAAGCACCTTTGGTATATATATGTGTCAATTACGCTTGCGTGTACCTTAGCGTATTGGATTGCAGGCATGGATTGGTTTGACGCAATAAGCCATGCATTCTCAACGGTCGCCATTGGTGGGTTTTCTACTTATGATGCCTCTATGGGGCATTTCGATAGCCCCGTAATTAACTTTATTTGTGTGTTCTTTTTAATTATTGCAGCCATTAACTTTTCACTGCATTACGCTGCGGTAGCAAGTAGAAATATCAGTGTTTATATTCGCGACCCTGAGTTTAAAGTGTTTTTATGTATTCAGTTAGCGCTGGTGGTTATTTGCTTTACCGTGCTTTCGTCTCATGAAGTGTATGCCAATGGCGATGAAACACTCGATCAAGCGTTATTTCATGCTGTTTCAATTAGTAGTACGGCTGGGTTTGCCACTGATAACTTTTCGGCTTGGCCATTATTTTTACCAATACTGCTTATATTTTCGAGCTTTATAGGTGGCTGTGCGGGCTCTACCGGTGGCGGTATGAAGGTGGTGCGCGTATTCTTACTATACTTACAAGGCGTGCGAGAGCTTAATAGGCTAGTGCATCCTCGGGCTATATATTCTATTAAGTTAGGCAGCAAGGCGTTGCCAGATAAAGTAGTAGAAGCTGTATGGGGGTTTTTCTCAGCGTACGCATTGGTGTTTATAATTATTATGTTAGCGCTGATGGGAACCGGTATGGATAACATTACAGCGTTTTCTGCTACTGCAGCGTGTTTAAATAACCTTGGCCCGGGCTTAGGAGATGTTGCATCGCACTATGGATCTATTAGTGATGGTGCTAAATGGTTGCTTACTATTGCTATGGTATTTGGCCGTTTAGAAATATTTACTTTATTAGTGCTGTTTACGCCTACATTTTGGCGCGGATAA
- a CDS encoding calmodulin, which translates to MKQLNKALALIALASSSATFAASDFDTLDVDGNGAISQSEASVDSDLIAQFAELDTDGNGELSKAEFANY; encoded by the coding sequence ATGAAACAGCTAAATAAAGCACTCGCACTTATCGCTCTAGCATCGTCATCTGCCACTTTTGCAGCAAGTGATTTTGATACCCTTGATGTAGATGGTAATGGCGCAATTAGCCAAAGTGAAGCGTCGGTAGATTCCGATTTAATCGCACAATTTGCAGAGTTAGATACAGATGGTAACGGTGAGCTTTCTAAAGCAGAGTTTGCTAACTACTAA
- the pepQ gene encoding Xaa-Pro dipeptidase: MDKLAVLYAEHIATLQQRTRTICDREGLEGLVIHSGQAKRQFLDDMYYPFKVNPHFKAWLPVLDNPHCWIVVNGSDKPKLIFYRPVDFWHKVPDEPRDFWAEYFDIELLLQPDQVEKLLPYDKANYAYVGEYLEVAQALGFSVMNPEPVLNYFHYHRAYKTQYELECLRNANRIAVDGHKAARDTFFNGGSEFDIQQAYLMATRQSENEMPYGNIVALNENCAILHYTHFEAKAPQQHNSFLIDAGANFNGYAADITRTYDFKKQGEFAELVQAMTAAQIELGKGLKPGMLYGDLHVECHNRVAQILSDFDIVKLPAEEIVERKITSTFFPHGLGHHLGLQVHDMGGFMADEMGAQQAAPEGHPFLRCTRIIEKNQVFTIEPGLYFIDSLLGDLAQTDNKQFINWQKVESFKPYGGIRIEDNIIVHEDGLENMTRNLALD; the protein is encoded by the coding sequence ATGGATAAATTAGCCGTTTTATACGCCGAACATATTGCAACACTGCAACAACGTACTCGTACAATTTGTGATCGCGAAGGGTTAGAGGGATTAGTTATTCACTCGGGCCAAGCTAAGCGTCAGTTTTTAGATGATATGTATTATCCATTTAAAGTTAATCCACACTTTAAAGCTTGGCTACCTGTACTAGACAACCCACATTGCTGGATTGTGGTAAATGGTAGTGACAAGCCTAAACTTATTTTTTATCGTCCGGTCGATTTTTGGCATAAAGTGCCAGATGAACCGCGCGATTTTTGGGCTGAGTATTTTGACATTGAATTGTTATTACAGCCCGATCAGGTTGAAAAGCTATTACCCTACGACAAAGCTAACTACGCTTATGTGGGCGAATACTTAGAAGTAGCACAAGCACTCGGCTTTAGTGTTATGAATCCTGAGCCGGTACTAAATTACTTTCATTACCACCGCGCTTATAAAACCCAATATGAGCTTGAATGTTTACGCAACGCTAACCGTATTGCAGTAGATGGCCACAAAGCAGCCCGCGATACCTTTTTTAATGGTGGCAGTGAGTTTGATATTCAGCAAGCTTACTTAATGGCAACTCGTCAAAGTGAAAACGAAATGCCTTATGGCAACATTGTGGCGCTAAACGAAAACTGCGCCATTTTGCACTACACGCACTTTGAGGCAAAAGCACCGCAGCAACACAACTCATTTTTAATAGATGCAGGCGCTAATTTTAATGGCTATGCGGCAGATATTACCCGTACCTATGACTTTAAAAAACAAGGCGAATTTGCAGAACTAGTACAAGCAATGACCGCTGCGCAAATAGAGTTGGGTAAGGGATTAAAACCCGGCATGCTTTATGGTGATTTACATGTTGAGTGTCACAATAGAGTTGCACAAATTCTTAGCGACTTTGATATTGTGAAGCTACCAGCTGAGGAAATTGTTGAACGTAAAATTACTTCTACCTTCTTCCCACATGGTTTAGGGCACCACCTAGGTTTACAAGTGCACGACATGGGTGGTTTTATGGCTGATGAAATGGGCGCACAACAAGCGGCTCCAGAGGGACATCCATTTTTGCGTTGTACTCGCATAATTGAAAAAAACCAAGTGTTTACTATTGAGCCTGGGCTATACTTTATCGACTCCTTACTAGGCGATTTAGCACAAACTGATAATAAACAGTTTATTAATTGGCAAAAGGTAGAGTCGTTTAAGCCTTATGGTGGTATTCGTATTGAAGATAACATCATAGTACACGAAGACGGCCTAGAGAATATGACACGAAATTTAGCGCTAGATTAA
- a CDS encoding flagellar brake domain-containing protein, whose protein sequence is MPTTNLEKLHQIMPGAMVDLEILTPTASKRVKTEFIGLLENRFIILNYPSSKRLPTASDYLHDGEMVVVRALIEGSGGQVIAFRQQIMSVVSHPARLLFINYPKQVQLFDLRSQARIPTLLSAKLKLSDDRILDGVIKDISLTGIKFDLKDKALAENIKGMQCSIILDSSNKQVKDFQGEICSVKEHAQGAYCGIKLLASEEEMKSFMGDHFIDPSILESETE, encoded by the coding sequence ATGCCGACAACAAACTTAGAAAAGCTACACCAAATAATGCCTGGTGCCATGGTTGATCTTGAAATTTTAACACCAACGGCTAGCAAGCGTGTAAAAACAGAGTTTATAGGTTTACTCGAAAATCGATTTATTATTTTAAACTATCCGAGCTCAAAGCGCCTGCCTACAGCAAGCGACTACCTGCACGATGGGGAAATGGTGGTAGTAAGAGCATTAATAGAGGGGAGTGGTGGACAGGTCATCGCATTTCGTCAGCAAATAATGTCTGTTGTATCTCATCCCGCACGATTACTTTTTATTAATTACCCAAAGCAAGTGCAGTTATTCGACTTACGCTCGCAAGCTCGTATACCTACCTTATTATCGGCAAAGCTAAAGCTTAGTGATGACAGGATACTCGATGGGGTAATAAAAGATATTTCGCTAACCGGTATAAAGTTTGATCTTAAAGACAAAGCTTTGGCCGAAAACATTAAAGGGATGCAATGCTCAATCATCCTCGATAGCAGTAATAAGCAAGTTAAAGACTTTCAGGGAGAAATTTGTAGCGTGAAAGAACACGCTCAAGGTGCTTACTGTGGAATAAAGCTATTAGCCAGCGAAGAAGAAATGAAAAGCTTTATGGGGGATCACTTTATTGACCCTTCAATACTCGAATCAGAAACCGAGTAA
- the fadA gene encoding acetyl-CoA C-acyltransferase FadA — translation MNNPVIVDCIRTPMGRSKGGVFKNKRAEDLSAHLMKGLLDRNPAVDPASIDDIYWGCVQQTLEQGFNVARNAALLAGIPHSVPAVTVNRLCGSSMQALHDAARAIMTGAGDTYLIGGVEHMGHVPMTHGNDFHPGLATSIAQAAGSMGLTAEYLATLHGISREQQDEFAYRSHQRAQAATVEGRFRREILAMEGHAADGSLILVEDDEVIRPETTVEGLSKLRPVFNPASGTVTAGTSSALSDGASAMLVMSEAKAKELGLPIRARIKAMAVAGCDPSIMGYGPVPASKKALAQAGITIDDLGVVELNEAFAAQSLPVMKDLGLMDVVDEKVNLNGGAIALGHPLGCSGSRISTSLIHLMEDKNVRYGLATMCIGLGQGIATVFERVQD, via the coding sequence ATGAATAATCCAGTAATTGTAGATTGTATCCGCACACCTATGGGTCGTTCTAAAGGTGGCGTATTCAAAAATAAACGTGCCGAAGACTTAAGCGCACATTTAATGAAAGGCTTACTCGATCGCAACCCAGCAGTTGATCCAGCATCAATTGACGATATTTATTGGGGTTGTGTACAGCAAACATTAGAGCAAGGCTTTAACGTTGCACGTAACGCCGCATTACTTGCCGGTATTCCACATAGCGTACCTGCTGTAACGGTTAACCGTTTATGTGGCTCGTCAATGCAAGCATTGCATGACGCAGCTCGCGCAATAATGACCGGCGCTGGCGACACTTACCTAATTGGTGGTGTTGAGCACATGGGCCACGTACCTATGACTCACGGTAACGACTTTCACCCAGGTTTAGCAACAAGCATTGCGCAAGCTGCTGGCTCTATGGGCTTAACAGCTGAGTACCTAGCAACACTGCATGGCATTAGCCGTGAGCAGCAAGATGAATTTGCGTACCGCTCACATCAACGTGCTCAAGCTGCAACTGTTGAGGGGCGTTTTCGCCGCGAAATTTTAGCAATGGAAGGTCACGCAGCAGATGGTTCTCTTATCTTAGTTGAAGACGACGAAGTAATTCGTCCAGAAACAACGGTAGAAGGCCTATCAAAGCTTCGCCCTGTGTTTAATCCTGCATCGGGTACGGTAACAGCCGGAACTTCTTCTGCACTTTCTGACGGCGCATCTGCAATGTTAGTAATGAGCGAAGCAAAAGCAAAAGAACTTGGCTTACCAATTCGCGCACGCATTAAAGCAATGGCAGTAGCCGGTTGCGATCCATCAATCATGGGTTACGGCCCAGTACCAGCAAGTAAAAAAGCACTTGCACAAGCCGGTATTACAATTGATGACTTAGGCGTAGTAGAGCTTAACGAAGCCTTTGCAGCACAATCATTACCTGTAATGAAAGATTTAGGGTTAATGGATGTTGTTGACGAAAAAGTGAATTTAAATGGCGGCGCAATCGCACTTGGTCACCCTCTGGGTTGTTCGGGTTCGCGTATTAGCACCTCGCTTATTCACTTAATGGAAGATAAAAATGTACGATACGGTTTAGCAACTATGTGTATTGGTTTAGGCCAAGGCATTGCAACTGTATTTGAACGTGTTCAAGACTAA
- a CDS encoding EF-hand domain-containing protein, with translation MKVLNTSLAILVLASSAAAYAAVDFASFDTNGDGVISQQEAATNTQLVKIFDQLDTDGNGELSKEEFAKVQ, from the coding sequence ATGAAAGTATTAAATACATCACTTGCGATTTTAGTTTTAGCGTCTTCAGCAGCAGCCTATGCAGCAGTGGATTTTGCTTCTTTTGATACCAACGGCGATGGTGTTATTTCACAGCAAGAAGCTGCGACAAATACACAGTTAGTAAAAATATTTGATCAGCTAGATACTGACGGAAATGGCGAGCTTTCTAAAGAAGAGTTTGCCAAAGTACAATAA